ATAATAGTTATGTTATTctaaatatcatttttttcattaatgagttttgaggtgtttttttcccccataatttgtgttttccttttttgtacTGCACGTGCACATTTACAGGCCATATAGgcatttactatttatttattaatttctgcaTGTATATCATCATCCAGTATGTATTCAGCCGTGATCAATGTGATGTTCACTGTGATCTCCAGGCTGcaggacagagcagagcagagcagagcagagcagagcaggatgTTGCGTCTTTAAGAGTTAAGAAACTTGAAACCAGCCGTGTTTGCGCAACAATCAGTGCGGCTCCCAGCCGCCAAAGTGTCTAGACTGGCACATGATGGCGGGAACCAACCAATGGCTCCAGAGCTCTCCTCTGCTGGGgccccagagagagagagagagagagagagagagagagagagagagagagagagagagagagagagagaaagagagagagagagagagagagagagagagagagagagagagagagagagagagagagagagagacacagagagagagagagacacacacagagagagagagagagagagagacacagagagagagagagagggagggagagagagagagagacacagagagagagagagagggagggagacacagagagagagagagagggagggagagagagagagagagacacagagagagagagagagagggagggagagagagagagagagacacagagagagagagagagggagggagacacagagagagaccaagagagagagagagagacatagagagagactgagagacacagagacacagagagagacacacagagagagagagagagagagagagggagagagagacatagagagaccaagagagagagagagacagagagagagagagagagagagggagggagagagagacatagagagaccaagagagagagagagagagagagagagagagagagagagagagagagagagagagagagggagggagagagagagagagagggagggagagagatacaTAGAGagaccaagagagagagagagacagagagagagagagatagagacaaTTCCGGCAGTgggtttcaaaataaatgcatcaTGTTTAAGTTTtggaaaatgtaatatttaattttttcagtAGTCTCTCGTGTAGCCTGATGAACAtgataaacatatttattattattattattattattattattattattattattattattattattattattattatatgtagaTCAAACATGTTTCCTGGAAAGAACTTTGTGAACTTGTAAAATATAGAGAACATGGGGACTCCTTGAATGCTTTTCCAATTTTTATTCCAATGAATTTCTATCCTATCCTTTAGGCTACAGCAGGTCAGTTGAACATGAACAAAATGATGGATTTGTCCGCATGCAAGGAAACAATCTGACATATATGTTAATAAAAGTTTCCAATAATAAGTgagtaataaattaatattcacGCAAATTATTTAAACCATGTTTTCCCTATAATTACTGAGAAATAGACATATTTCCAAGACACTTTAAAAGACTTTATTGGgtaaatgtaaataaagctCTACCATATATAGCCTAATGTTCAAGATAACAGACTCATTAAGCTCCTTTCAAAGTATCTTCACTTGTGTATAttgcagtttcatatgatgtgaGCCTTAAgcaatcttattttatttatttatttaattttaattttttgggGGCCCGCCACCACTCCTCTTCTTCGGAGGACtaaatttactttatttttttatttttcaaattaatagccaatgaaggaaaagaaaagtgataatactaataataatcataatcttagTCAAATagtattactttaaaaaaaaaaagcaagggTGAATAAACTGGCCACCTTGACgacatataaacaaataaacagacaacaacgacaaaaaaagcaaagagcACTCTTGTTTTATAAGATGTGCTCtcttatattatttatacaaCCTGCTGCTACCTGCCCACTGCACCATTGCactatattgtacatttgtatgTTTTAATGGTGTGTTGTGTTATGTGTATTGTATGTATGGAGAAGCCAAAGACTAATTTCCACAGAGGTGGACAATGAAGACAGTCAATCTATTTTAGGATATGTATATCAATATATGTCTTTGgatcacaaaagaaaaaaactttttttttaatttatcttcATCAAGTATTCAAGTCaaatcaagtcaaatttatttctatagcacatttaaaacaacatgagctgaccaaagtgctttacagacataggcagaataaaaacaggtcaacagagcagacacaaccaaatcacacacatccacagacagagaccaagataaaaatccatgagtaaaagactgttataatgagcattataaaaaaggccaattagtaatcacaatgcaagtacattcaaaagccaaagaaaagaggtgggtcttgagctgtgctttgaaagactctgtagagggagcagatctgatgtggagaggcacatcagatcttttatttgttgaccctttttttttttcaacaaccATTGCAGACTATGTTCACCCCAttcatgattttattttgaaaaccccAGTCTGCAGCCTGGTTTAACTCTGCTGGGCTTgactctggtgtgtgtgtgtgtgtgtgtgtgtgtgtgtgcaggagcgtgtgcctgtgtgtgtttgtgtgtgaaagggaCTTGCAGGGGAGTGgagggagagtgagaggagagaggagagtaaCTCCAGTAACTCCAGCTCTCTTTAAAACCATTTCTCAGCTAGAAATCCGTCCCGGAGTTTGGCACCGGAGAACCCCGACCATCTCTGCTCTGCACCGGGATTACTGGACACAGATCACCAGGATCTCAGTGTTGTGAGGATTTATCTCGGGGTGAAGGAAGAAGGATTTTACGGTTCAAGGAGTTCACGGAGCTCCAGGAGAAACTCTGGACAAACTTTCTGGATTAATGCTGCTGATGCTCTTTTAGTTGGTGTAAACTGCTCCTGCTCCTGGAGCTGGTCTAACTATGATCTGTGGATTGTGCGCAGGATCTCCAGAGTGTCTGGGAGTGTTTGAGAGAGAGCTGCTGGCTAAAGTTGTGTCTTAATTGAGTTGTCGACAGACAGCAGCTCACACTGAGAGAGCAGCGGCTCCTTCTGCAGACCTTTGGTGATGTTTTCCGCAGCGCATGGTTGAATATCTTCCTCTAATGCTGCTGGAGAGACTCAACACGGTGACGGTGACCGCCGGTGCTGCTGCCGTGCATGCTGCGCGCAAACCcccggtgctgctgctgcacggaGAGTTTAGGAAATAAATCCATGTGGCATCTCACGAGACCCGGACGGGACCGACAGGACACGGACACATCCAGAACTGTCTAGGTTTGTCGTATGTTCAAGTCGAGACGCTCAGGTCTCGTACGGCGACTCTGGAGAAGCCGTCTGGTCACCGAGAGCAGCGACGGCGGGCGGCTGCTGCGGCGGGATGGAAGCAGCCGAGGAGGTGACGGAGGACGGAGGACCGGTCCGGGCGGCGGCAGACACTcaggagagagacacagactcACCGGAGAGCTGCCGGAGAGGAGCGCGGAGAGCGGcttggagagggaggaagaggagcagcagcctgAGGAGGACCGGGGTGCCATGTGCGTCCCGGAGCACCGGGGCTCCCAGGAGGACGACAGTAGGACGGTGACGTGTTGTTGGTTTGGggacctggacctcagacacAGGAGCTCTTACTGGGCCTCCGGGAAAGACGGAGCTtgtctgcaggaggaggaaCTCGCCAGCACCGCTCGCGCTTTCTTGAAGAGACTGAAGGAGAGGTCTCTGGACGCCCTCGTGCAGGCtgtggagagcagaggagggatACCCAGCGACTGCGTCATGGTGCCCGGCTCGGAGCTGCGGCTCGGCTCCTCTtctcaccaccaccacatcaTCATCTCTCCTCAGAGCCTCCTGGTGAAGCTGTTCCGCTGGAGAGACCTGCCGCTCTCTGCCCGCCTCAAGACGCTCAGCCACTGCCAGAGCTCCGGAGCAGAGGACGGAGACAAGGTGTGCTGCAACCCGTATCACTACAGCCGACTGTGTGGGCCAGGTAAGGACTGCAACAGTGATTCAATGTGActttaaacatgccattgttgGACTATAGAGTCTTGATTTGTAAAGATCAATAGATTATTGGTTTTATGCCCCCCTTTATGCCACTGTCATTTAGAATAAACAGTGAGGATGATTTACTTGCAGGTTCAGATTGGATCTGTTGAATTAAACATATTAGGAGTTCAAAAGAAAGACTACATTATACAATCATgtactcaaacacaaacagctctAGGTGTAAGGAAAGATGTTCTGTTGATGCAAGGTACCTAAATGATGAACATATGACCTCATGCAGAGCATATAGACTCTATATAGTCTGCACTAGGAGTGTCAagattctccaaatccacaatGATTCACTTTGACTTTAAACATGCAATTGTTGGACTATAGAGTCTTGATTCGTAAAGATCAACATATTGGTTTTATGCCTCCTTTATGCCATTTACATGCTCACTACGCTTTTCAAATACTATTCGTCGATGCTGATTTTGATTTCGATGGTCGAAATCAGAAGCAAATTTCGATCTATTTACAGTTTAGGATGGAGATCATGACACCCCTAGTGTGCATAGTTACATTCAGATACATAGTCTATCATTAGCTACAGAAACAGGTGGATTCAATCATCTTCTATACTTGAAGAGGAAAGACTTTGTTTGTTATGTGATTTAGATGAGACTCAAGATGAAGTCCATTTATTGTGCATTATATGAGGATTTAAAGGGGCTGCAGTTTGTATTAAAATGTTGTTCTTGATGGATTATTATAGGAAACTCGAGCTGTTTTTTAGGATGAAAACCTTGGCTTGAGGAGACCTTTCACCCTCAGAAAAGACCATTACAGATAATCAGATTTTTGAGTAACAGTAGGAGATATAGCATTGTGTCCTGTTAACACCACATTATCCATCATCATCTTCCTGGTAGTCCAAACCTCGCAGAGAATTAAGTAAATTGCGTAAAAGGGTAATGCCTCATGGGTCTGATACCCATGCACAACGGCAATAtctgcactatctgtttatatcatgtttatttttgtttataacttattttgtatattgtatattggtagaaattcaattttttttaattcttattttattctaacgtttattatctattcttttgtttttatactgttaaacttgcaccaacaaaaccaaagcaaattcctagtgtattcctcttacacctggcaataaacacgattcggATTCGGATGTAATTAGATTTAATGCAGCATAAATATTGACGTCCCAGCATGAAATTAATGAGAATTTCCGATCAGTCTCGGTGGTTGTTTGCCTGCAGCCTGCATCTGAAGAAGAAACGTTGTCATTGTTGATTAAAGTGTCACGAGAACAAGAAACCATTAAGTCTTCTTGTCTCGATGAAGCAATCTTCATATTCAAGCACAAAATGTGCAACACTGAAACCCAAGAGATAATACATATCACATGTTTTTCTGCCAGTTTCCTAACATTGTCATAACTCTGCAGCTTTTCATTTTTGTTCAACCATTACTTTGATTTCCTCTCCACATTCCAAACacattacacatttatttaaatttgcgCAAAAACTTCTTTGCTGCTTTCCCACATCATCCCATTGAAGGTCGCTCTCAAGTTGCACTTAGGCTCTTTTTTCTCTGACAAGGAGGTCCTCCTCTTGTTATTTAGGTGAAGGAGTGCCGATAATATACAGTTTGCATAGTGCTGGCGCCAGACTGACTCGCTGGGTATCTGACTGACTGAGGACTCCGGCAATTACTGGCTCTGCTCTTAAAGGGGCCGCAGCCACAAAGCCCTGTAGCCCTGTCCACTTTGGACTGGAGGGActctcccagcagcagcagcagaaacagcagcagcagcactgcttTATAGTTTCACACTGAAGTCATCCTGGGAGTCTGTGTGAAAATGGAAATATCTTAACTGAAAactttgaaagaaaaacagaggatGAAACTTTGAGAATCAAATACTGTTCTCTTAAAAAAACTTTCCCTCTTACTTGCAGGTTCAGGTTGGATCTGTTGAATTATACATATTAGGAGTTCAAAAGAAAAACTACATTACACAATCATGTACTCAGCGCAAACAGCTCTAGGTATAAGGAACGATGTTCTGTTGATGCAAGGTACCTACATGATGAACATATTACCTCATGCAGAGCACAGAGCCTATAGTCTGCACTAGGAGTGTCACGATTCTCTAAATCCACAATGATTCATTTGActttaaacatgccattgttgAACTATAGTCTTGATTCATAAAAAATCAACAGATTATTGGTTTTATGCCCCTTTTATGCCACTGTCATTTACATGCTTACTACGCTTTTCAAATAATAATCATCGATCCTGCTTTTGAAAGCAAATTTCGATCAATTTACAGTTTAGACTGGAGATCATGACACCCCTAGTGTGCACAGTTACATTCAGATACATAGTCTATCATTAGCTATAGAAAAAGGTGGGTTCAATCGTCTATCTGAAGAGGAAATAGTTTGTTGGTTATGTGATTTAGATGAGACTGAAGATGAAGTCCATTTATTGTGCATTATATGAGGATTTAAAGGGGCTGCAGTTTGTATTAAAATGTTGTTCTTGATGGATTATTAAAGGAAACTCCAGCTGTTTTTTAGGATTAAAACCTTTTTTGTGGCAGATTTTATTTGTAGAGTTTGGAACAGAAGACAGAGTTAATTGTTTGCAATATGTAAGAAAATAATACCACAATAGATATTAAACTGTAAGCATTTCATATAATCTATCATACAGTGACTTGAAGCTTTGCATTGTTTCATGCAGCAGCTAATACTTTGTGAGGCATGCTTATTTCACTAGTTTTCTTTCTCAGCTGATAATTTAGCGATAAGACCATACAGCCTTTAACTTAACCTTAACTCTTGTTGTATTTCCAGAATCGCCTCCTCCTCCGTACTCTCTGTCCCGTTCAGATGAACACAAGCCACTGGGTGAGTTTGGACAAATGGCGACCACATCGCAAACCAGTAAATGACACAGAGGCTGTCGTCACCATCATATTTTTAGATTGGAAACACAGATTATCTTTGAAAAGCTGCTTGAAATGACACAGTTGAGTTTTACCTGTGCTCATCTTCATCATTGTGTGAGAGACTGTATTTATTAAGGCTGCAAaaaatgcttattttcattattcattctttaaaatgtcatgaaatTCAAAGGGGTACAAAGTGGGcttcaaatcattttttttccctacCAATAATCTAAAATCcccaaatatttataattatataaaactTAGAAAAGAAACAGCAACTCCTCaaatttaagaagctgtaaccagagaatgtttgtcatttttgcttgataaatgacttaaactgtatgtttgtgctttttctacCTTCACCAGACTCAACTCTGTCTTACACTGAAACTgtgccccccctcccctccagtCCTCCTCACATTACGCCAAGAGACTACACAGGTGAGGAACTTTCTGCACAACTACATGATGTTTTGTTTCAGCGGGTATGATGTTGATCTGTAttcctgaagaagaagaagtgggacTTTCCCCACAAATAAGTTTGGAAGCACAAATGGAAAAAACCTTTGGAGTTGCACGAGTGCACGTACAGACGCACACACTcgtgcatgcaaacacacgtaGCATGCATCCTCTCTGGACGTTTACATAAAAGGGTAAATTACAATTACTGGTGTTATTATGTTGTGCTTTCCTTCCTATTTTCAAAGGCTGTTAAGACAAGCAAAAAAGTGGGCTGCATAAAGCTCCTATTGTCAGAGAGGCATGGGGGGCTCGGTGGGGGTCTGGGGTCTCTCACTATCTAGATGCCACAGCAGTGTagcctttctgtctctctttccccGTCTCTCTGCTTTCTCCCCAGCAAAATATTTCACTGGGATGAAGCTGCAATAAGATCCCCGTGCATACTCCCAATCCCCTTTGCCTCTGGAACCACCCATCcccctctttccctctttcttcCCTCAAATCCCTCCATTCCTCTTGGCAATTGAGCAGTGGAAAGAGGCTGGCATTTTGGGGGCGGGGGAGCCGAGCAGCTCTGATGAGGCGGAGGTGTAGAGttttgtgtgcgtgtatatGTGGAAAGTGGAGGAGGTGGGTGGGGGGGCCAAGGGCTGCGTTTGGACAGGAAACAGCCCCCTCTAGATGATGAAACTGGAGCTTTATTTGTTTACGTGCTGGGGTCGGGTGGAGAGGTCCTTGTAGCGTTAGAAGAAACCCACAAACCCACTCGATCAAGCCTCCCTGGGCTCACTTGTGGACGGCGTTGAAAGGTGAATGGGCACCTATGAAGTCTGGGTAGTGTAGTCGCCGCATCACCGGCCTGTCTGAAGAATCAGCTGCCTCCCACTGAGGCTttcttcagtttgtttgtgtccagaACACTTGTTGTAAAAAGTTGATATAATTTATTGAGTTGTGTATGTTTCGGGGCAGGGCCATAGCCAGCATTTTAGAATTACTGAGGTCCTCCTAATGCTAACTTCACCACTCTTAGAAGATTTTGaccagaaataataaaaagagaagATGCTTTAATTATTTGGATTACACTTTCTGGGCATTTTATTTCCCAACATGAAGGTCTAAATGCTGTTTTAAAGCCTTCTTCACACTGTCAGGAATACAATTCTTGGGCATAAATGCTGAAACCTAATTTATTTTTAGCCTGAAAGTCAGATTTAGTGATCCAATTCATTCTGAAAAGTCAGCTTtttaaaaaccaacatggctcAGTTCAAAATTttgtttcaaaacaaaactcatCTCTCCTCTGACATCAGATGATTTACTACCACTACACTTCATATTGATGTTTgttcaaacagagagagactgaagtCTCATCTGTCACTGGATTTAAATAATGCCTCTGACTGCAgtaaatgcagaaaaataaaaaagtgtccAGGTCCTAACATCTGTCATAAAGcaatgtataaaaataagacCTGTCTTCTGATTAATCTAAAAATCAGACTTTTTCAAGTACAATCACCTTTTGGGGGGATTCACTTCCTTTATTGACTGCTAAACATGCTTAACATTTCAAATAACTTTACCTAAAAGCTAAAACATTGATGCTTTATGATACCTAAAGaaataatacaatacatttgAGAATGTAGccccccctaaaaaaataatttttcaccttttactgacattttatataccaaacaactaattgattagtggagaaaataattgacggattaatcgacaatgaaaataatcattagttgcaactaatgattattcttattgttgattaatctgtcaataattttcttgattaatcaattagttgattggtctataaaatgtcagaaaatggtgaaaaatgttgatcaatgtttcccaaagcccaaaatgacgtcctcaaatgtcttgttttgtttacaactcaaagatattcagtttactgtcatagaggagtaaagaaacccgaaaatattcacatttaagaagctgtaatcagagaatttagactttttttcttaaaagaatactcaaaccgattaattgattatcaaaataaattaagattaatttaataactgacaactaatcgatcaatcgTTACAGCTCTATTTGAGTTCAAACAAATCTGCCTAATTTCTAAAGTACTTTTAAGTTGATTTACACTGAAAAAAGTGTCGTTATTGGAAgttatgtttaaaaaacatccaaaGTCTGTTCAGTCAAGGTCACCAGTCAAACAAGAGTCAAGTTTTAGGTTGTGATTTTAAGGCTCGTATTGTCTGCCTGGTGAAATGAGTGGAAATAGATCTGTTTTATTAAAAGATGTGTCTTGTTTGGgtgattctgtgt
Above is a genomic segment from Sebastes umbrosus isolate fSebUmb1 chromosome 2, fSebUmb1.pri, whole genome shotgun sequence containing:
- the LOC119481575 gene encoding mothers against decapentaplegic homolog 6-like, encoding MFKSRRSGLVRRLWRSRLVTESSDGGRLLRRDGSSRGGDGGRRTGPGGGRHSGERHRLTGELPERSAESGLEREEEEQQPEEDRGAMCVPEHRGSQEDDSRTVTCCWFGDLDLRHRSSYWASGKDGACLQEEELASTARAFLKRLKERSLDALVQAVESRGGIPSDCVMVPGSELRLGSSSHHHHIIISPQSLLVKLFRWRDLPLSARLKTLSHCQSSGAEDGDKVCCNPYHYSRLCGPESPPPPYSLSRSDEHKPLDSTLSYTETVPPLPSSPPHITPRDYTDTGTSIGSSTSSRHRSHWCSVAYWEQRTRVGRLYPAYEPSLNIFYDLPQGTGLCLGQLHANAYHSRRDDPGSHGTSGLHGHHGHGSGGSSSSSSSSSSSSSSGVQQIRSKIGHGIVLSREPDGVWVYNRSQHPVFVHSPTLDPPRARGLSVKRVMPGFSLKVFDYERSSWMAEHGVKPECQEGPWDPHSVRISFAKGWGPCYSRQFITSCPCWLEVLLNNHR